The following coding sequences lie in one Vanessa tameamea isolate UH-Manoa-2023 chromosome 17, ilVanTame1 primary haplotype, whole genome shotgun sequence genomic window:
- the LOC135193758 gene encoding uncharacterized protein LOC135193758, which translates to MLSYHFNVRFVPNIDTWCNSSAAVETKTEALLFHGPRRGPARGASITVQGTVIKVQAQVRYLGLILDGRWSFGQHFVQLSPKLINSAAALGRFRPNVGGPETPCRRLYAGVVRSMALYGAPIWVDSLTARNKALLRRSQRVIAVRAIRGYRTVSWTAATLLASDPPWELQAEALAEVYRFRVEARSSGDCPGLVEVKKVRALAQRALIKRWQEDLGSPSAGLVSAPDGEARDDTLLPRVRRAFGQGRHTLIECFAWGPQRHSLAAIVGGDLSLPSVINAMIDSERCWKEMVLFCENVMTQKEAAERERENSTADPLRRRTNFKYKLPIYLN; encoded by the exons atgttatcttATCATTTCAATGTTCGCTTCGTTCCCAATATTGATACCTGGTGCAATTCTTCGGCAGCAGTAGAAACTAAAACAGAGGCCCTCCTATTCCACGGTCCACGCCGAGGTCCAGCTCGAGGAGCGTCtatcaccgtccaggggacggtgatTAAGGTTCAGGCCCAGGTGAGGTATCTAGGCCTCATCCTGGACGGaagatggagcttcgggcagcattttgtccaACTCAGCCCGAAGCTCATCAACTCTGCTGCGGCCTTAGGTCGCTTTCGACCCAACGTAGGAGGGCCGGAAACACCTTGCCGGCGTTTATACGCTGGCGTGGTGCGCTCTATGGCATTGTACGGTGCACCCATTTGGGTGGACTCGCTCACCGCGCGTAACAAGGCTCTTCTGCGGAGatcgcagagggtcatagcggtaaGAGCAATACGGGgttaccgtacggtgtcgtggacgGCGGCGACACTTCTTGCgagcgatccgccctgggaacTACAGGCGGAAGCGCTtgcggaagtgtaccggttccgggtggAAGCAAGGTCAAGCGGCGATTGTCCAGGACTGGTGGAGGTAAAGAAagtcagggctctagcccagcgagcctTGATTAAAAGGtggcaggaggacctggggtccCCCTCGGCAGGCCTG GTATCTGCACCAGATGGCGAGGCGAGAGATgacaccctcctgccacgagtgcgGCGCGCCTTCGGACAGGGCCGCCACACCCTGATTGAGTGTTTCGCATGGGGGCCTCAGCGCCATTCCCTGGCGGCCATTGtaggcggagacctctcgctgccgagcgtgATAAACGCTATGATCGACAGCGAGAGATGCTGGAAGGAAATGGTCTTGTTCTGTGAAAACGTGATGACACAGAAGGaggccgcggagcgggagcgtgAAAACAGTACTGCCGACCCGCTTCGCCGAAgaacaaatttcaaatataaactaccaatatatttaaattaa